The nucleotide window CATTTTCAAAATCTTATTCAGGAAGAAACAGAATTGCCCGTTCTTTCAGCCGTACTGCATCATTCCCTGTCAGACTGAATTTTGCAAATATAAAGGGCTCTGCTGCTGCATTCTTAAAAAAGCTCCGCATGGAAACAACTTCTGTCTGTGCGGCTGCCCTGCGTTCTGCCGGTTCTGCAGTGGTACGCTATGCTCCTTCATACTGGTGGATTCCCCTTTGTGCCGCAGCAACTGTTGCTCTTCCGGTATGCATAAGCAGTTATCTTGAAAAAAAGGCTGAGACTGCACTTCCTGTGGAATTTCTTGCTCCGGACATGGAGCGTATTGACCGTATGATGAGTGAATTTGCCGACAGTTCATATTTTGATAATGAAGGAAATATTTTTGATGCCGACGGTATTTCTTCCGTTCAGACGGCAGCCGTAAGGGATCATGTTACTTATCAGACTTATACTGTAAAAAGCGGAGAATCGGTAAGTTCCATAAGCCGTAAATTCGGACTTTCAAATATTTCTACACTCATTGCAGTAAATGGAATTACAAACGTACGTTCCCTGCGGGCAGGGCAGAAGCTTAAAGTTCCTTCATCAGACGGACTTATTCACACGGTACAGAAGGGAGAAACTCTTGCCGGTCTTTCGGTAAAATATTCAGTTACAGTGGAAGATATTCTTGATGTTAATGAACTTGAATCAGAAGTTCTCAGTGTAGGGGAAAGTCTTTTTATTCCGGGTGCAAAGCTTGACAGCGTTACTCTTCAGAGGGCAATGGGAGAACTTTTTACAAAACCTATCCGTGCATCATGGCGCCTTACATCAAGATTCGGGCTGCGTCCGGATCCTTTTACCGGGGTTAAGTCCCGCCATTCCGGAATTGATATGGCATGTCCTACCGGAACTGCGATTTATTCTGCCCTCAGCGGAAAGGTAAGCTTTACCGGTTATTCAAGCATTTACGGAAACTATGTAATCATCAATCATTACGACGGATATCAGACTCTTTACGGACATATGAGCAAGATCAGCTGTAAAAAAGGTCAGAGCGTAACACAGGACACTAAGATTGGTCTTGTAGGTAATACCGGCTATTCTACTGGTCCTCACCTGCATTTCAGTGTCTATAAAAACGGAAAGCTTATTGACCCTCTTACACTTATAAAATAAGGTGAATGTATGAAGAAGGTATTTTTTTCGGCTGCTGTTTTCATCAGTTCGCTTTTAGCTTATGGAGAGGCGTCTTTTTCAGGACTTGATCTTAATCAGAAAGACTCCCTTCTGTTTACCGTACATCAGAAGGTGCCGGGAGCAAGTGAGTATGATTCTCTTTTTACTGTAAATCTTGGTGAGGAAAAGATTTCCGGTGCTCCTGAACTGCTGACCTGCTTTCCGGAAAAAATGGAACTTCTTAATCAGAATGCCACCCTTCAGCTTAGAAACAGATACGGAACAGCCTGGTATTCTTTTGCCGATGATTCCCTTTCCTGGAAAACTGAAAGTGACCGCATTCCGGTGGAATATACGAAAATTGGTGCCGTAAGTCCAAGTCCGGATGGAAAATGGCTCTGTTATGTAAACCAGACAAAGAATGCGCAGGGACAGCTTGTGCTTGTTGAGATAATGAGCGGAAAGTCCCATATTCTTGTTGATGAAAATCCCTTCAGGTATGATAGTGTCAACGTAAAGTGGGCTCCTGACAGTAAAGCCCTCCTGTATGAAAAAAACGGAGCTGTATATTTTATAACCCCTTCTTCTGCCTTTAAGAATGTAAATCTTCCTGAAGAGTACCGTAAAATCGGGGATGGATATATTTCAAGCGTACAGTGGACGGGAAGTTCCTCCCTTTTGTATGTAAGCGGAGATATAATTTACAGTATTCGTGAAAATGAACTGTATACCAGAGGCCTGTATTCTTCCTTTGTTGGAAACGGAACTATTGCGGGGCGTCTTCCTCAGGCTTTTAATCCTGCCTCAGATGAATTTTTCTGCGATGAAGATGGAAGACAGCTTGTCGTTATTACAGGCGGAAACTTTGTAAGTTATTATTCTGTCGGATCAGCAGGCTATGATTATGTTACCAGCCGCGGAATTTACCCTCTTACGGGAATAAAAGGTTCACCTCTCGGATTTAAAGTGCTGTGGACTTCAGAGAGAAAACCCGTGCTGTGGATCGGAATGCTTTCTTTCAGTACAGGCAGGCGTACTGCAGCATTTTACTCCCTTTACGGAAAAAACGGCCGGATGGAACTTCTTCTGGATGTTCCGGAATCAACTGCTCCTGTTATATCTCCGGACGGAAAGCATGTGGCCTTTGCAGGAAACGATTCC belongs to Treponema rectale and includes:
- a CDS encoding peptidoglycan DD-metalloendopeptidase family protein; this encodes MEIFNCSSQMSFSKSYSGRNRIARSFSRTASFPVRLNFANIKGSAAAFLKKLRMETTSVCAAALRSAGSAVVRYAPSYWWIPLCAAATVALPVCISSYLEKKAETALPVEFLAPDMERIDRMMSEFADSSYFDNEGNIFDADGISSVQTAAVRDHVTYQTYTVKSGESVSSISRKFGLSNISTLIAVNGITNVRSLRAGQKLKVPSSDGLIHTVQKGETLAGLSVKYSVTVEDILDVNELESEVLSVGESLFIPGAKLDSVTLQRAMGELFTKPIRASWRLTSRFGLRPDPFTGVKSRHSGIDMACPTGTAIYSALSGKVSFTGYSSIYGNYVIINHYDGYQTLYGHMSKISCKKGQSVTQDTKIGLVGNTGYSTGPHLHFSVYKNGKLIDPLTLIK
- a CDS encoding polysaccharide deacetylase family protein → MKKVFFSAAVFISSLLAYGEASFSGLDLNQKDSLLFTVHQKVPGASEYDSLFTVNLGEEKISGAPELLTCFPEKMELLNQNATLQLRNRYGTAWYSFADDSLSWKTESDRIPVEYTKIGAVSPSPDGKWLCYVNQTKNAQGQLVLVEIMSGKSHILVDENPFRYDSVNVKWAPDSKALLYEKNGAVYFITPSSAFKNVNLPEEYRKIGDGYISSVQWTGSSSLLYVSGDIIYSIRENELYTRGLYSSFVGNGTIAGRLPQAFNPASDEFFCDEDGRQLVVITGGNFVSYYSVGSAGYDYVTSRGIYPLTGIKGSPLGFKVLWTSERKPVLWIGMLSFSTGRRTAAFYSLYGKNGRMELLLDVPESTAPVISPDGKHVAFAGNDSAFVYDLTEWKLCGKISGEKILSILWLTNSTVVAGGVETVSLYTMDYKTLASSSQVLFLSSSGSPFWNGTEICSELSSKKTYSWNPEKKSWVQRSSPSGRALPSEKNSRYRVFLGSSQNRNFTNSIYVRSLAGKVITYPVFAQTEVPVKERKIKKVALVFDAMENGEGVARILSVLNEFSMKGTFFFDGEFIRRYPVETKQIVASGSECASIFYSSADLLSSNFIIDADFIKRGLARNEDEFFQVTGKELSLLWHAPYYSSSDLMKKAAAEAGYTYVEAYSGIRDSVSFEDAAADSKIKYMSSSQLIDAIAENLYDGMIISVSVGKSSGSRKDYLYENIDLLISAILDSGCQIVDVSELVK